A single uncultured Acetobacterium sp. DNA region contains:
- a CDS encoding TOBE domain-containing protein has protein sequence MKLSARNQFPGKVESIQEGAVNTIVTLKTDVGNISATISVAAVKELGLAVGKDATAIIKATEVLIGIGDFKLSARNQISGEITAVQEGAVNAIVTLKTVSGSLITSTISLAAVKELGLATGVKAVAIVKATSVIIAA, from the coding sequence ATGAAATTAAGTGCAAGAAATCAATTCCCTGGAAAAGTTGAGTCAATTCAGGAGGGCGCAGTAAACACCATCGTGACCCTGAAGACTGATGTTGGTAATATCTCAGCAACAATTTCTGTCGCTGCTGTTAAAGAACTGGGACTGGCTGTTGGCAAAGATGCGACTGCCATTATTAAAGCAACCGAAGTTCTAATCGGCATCGGCGACTTTAAGCTCAGTGCCCGAAACCAGATCAGTGGTGAAATCACGGCTGTACAAGAAGGCGCAGTAAATGCCATTGTCACCCTAAAAACTGTCAGTGGAAGCCTCATCACTTCAACCATTTCGCTCGCTGCCGTTAAAGAACTGGGCTTGGCGACTGGTGTAAAAGCAGTTGCGATTGTTAAAGCAACGTCGGTTATTATCGCCGCTTAG
- a CDS encoding uroporphyrinogen decarboxylase family protein encodes MLTKRQNLLETIKGGNPDRFVNQYEAFVCTDAIYGMIMGDPITAQGAFPMPGGEPAKNAWGITFAWPAGTPGAFPLHDAEHKVLKDITKWRDVVKAPETNLPAEAWAPFLPPIEAIDRNEVFATVFVAPGVFEQCHHLMGMEDCLMGFYEEPEEMHALIDYIVEYELKYAAELIKYYKPDCLFHHDDWGSSLNSFMAPDMFEEFIVPAYKKIYGFYKANGVELVVHHSDSYAANLVPHMIEMGIDIWQGCISSNNVPELIKKYGGQISFMGDIDNSLIDEENWTQESVGAEVRKAVARCGKHYYIPCITQGGPGSVYPGVYEAITEELNQINKEMA; translated from the coding sequence ATGCTAACTAAAAGACAAAACCTATTGGAAACGATTAAAGGTGGTAATCCTGACCGCTTTGTCAATCAGTATGAGGCCTTTGTGTGTACAGATGCCATTTATGGAATGATCATGGGCGATCCAATTACAGCTCAGGGTGCGTTTCCCATGCCTGGTGGCGAGCCGGCAAAAAATGCCTGGGGAATTACCTTTGCCTGGCCTGCTGGCACTCCCGGCGCATTTCCATTACACGACGCAGAACACAAAGTCCTAAAGGATATTACCAAATGGCGCGATGTAGTTAAAGCCCCTGAAACAAACCTTCCAGCGGAAGCATGGGCACCATTTTTACCACCAATCGAAGCGATTGACCGCAATGAAGTTTTTGCAACAGTATTTGTTGCCCCTGGTGTATTTGAACAATGTCATCACTTAATGGGTATGGAAGACTGCTTGATGGGTTTCTATGAAGAACCGGAAGAAATGCATGCGCTGATTGACTACATTGTTGAATATGAATTGAAATATGCGGCTGAACTGATCAAATACTATAAACCGGACTGTCTCTTCCATCATGACGATTGGGGCAGCTCGTTGAATTCATTTATGGCACCAGATATGTTTGAAGAATTTATTGTACCAGCTTACAAAAAAATCTACGGATTCTATAAAGCCAACGGCGTGGAGCTGGTTGTCCATCACAGTGACTCCTACGCAGCTAATTTGGTTCCACATATGATTGAAATGGGAATTGATATCTGGCAAGGCTGTATTTCTTCAAATAATGTTCCCGAACTGATTAAAAAATACGGCGGACAGATTTCTTTCATGGGCGATATTGATAACTCCCTGATTGATGAAGAAAACTGGACCCAGGAAAGTGTTGGTGCTGAAGTGCGCAAAGCTGTCGCGCGTTGTGGAAAACACTACTACATCCCTTGTATTACTCAAGGTGGACCTGGTAGCGTCTATCCCGGCGTTTATGAAGCAATCACCGAAGAACTGAATCAGATCAATAAAGAAATGGCTTAA
- a CDS encoding DUF3786 domain-containing protein has protein sequence MDKQQLLEKLPEIKIEADYLSLKIFGRKFGIHTQTGEIVTLENFQSAEIISQLNIYTLLGFASPQASLTDKWVSFRELSGASPFTMAFEKHVLEPFAPFH, from the coding sequence ATGGACAAGCAACAACTGCTGGAGAAATTGCCTGAAATCAAAATCGAAGCAGACTACCTTAGCTTGAAAATTTTTGGCCGAAAATTTGGGATTCATACTCAAACCGGTGAAATTGTTACGCTTGAAAATTTTCAATCGGCTGAAATCATTAGCCAGTTAAATATTTATACGCTTCTCGGGTTCGCCTCGCCTCAGGCTTCTTTAACGGACAAATGGGTTTCTTTTCGAGAACTGAGTGGTGCTTCCCCTTTTACAATGGCGTTTGAAAAACATGTGCTGGAGCCCTTTGCCCCGTTTCATTAA
- a CDS encoding GyrI-like domain-containing protein has protein sequence MKMTIEMIPECEIVYFRKIGPYGIGNIETMAKLKTWASVNGLLNDESIILGIPQDNPTMTQPEACRYDAGLLVRTEQLINDDELQKGTIAAGAYAVFEIDHTAEAMKKAWQELFSELSRRGYEIDNKKPVMERYAYKMVENHRCEICVPIC, from the coding sequence ATGAAAATGACGATTGAAATGATCCCGGAGTGTGAAATTGTTTACTTCCGAAAAATTGGTCCCTATGGGATCGGGAATATTGAGACCATGGCGAAATTAAAAACCTGGGCCAGCGTGAATGGTTTATTAAATGATGAATCAATCATTCTCGGAATTCCCCAGGATAATCCCACAATGACACAACCAGAGGCGTGTCGGTATGATGCCGGATTGCTTGTCCGTACCGAACAGTTGATCAATGACGATGAACTTCAAAAAGGGACGATCGCAGCTGGAGCGTATGCCGTTTTTGAGATTGACCATACCGCGGAAGCCATGAAGAAGGCCTGGCAGGAACTGTTTTCGGAACTCAGCCGACGGGGGTATGAAATTGACAATAAAAAACCAGTGATGGAGCGTTATGCATATAAAATGGTCGAAAACCACAGGTGCGAAATCTGTGTGCCGATTTGCTGA
- a CDS encoding DUF1858 domain-containing protein, which yields MQKITKDMKIGELLRIDGGFAPILLEIGMHCLGCPSSQNETIEEACQVHSTSADALVDKLNAHLATLSA from the coding sequence ATGCAAAAGATAACAAAAGATATGAAAATCGGTGAATTATTAAGAATAGATGGTGGATTCGCACCCATTCTATTAGAAATCGGGATGCATTGTCTGGGATGCCCATCTTCTCAAAATGAAACGATTGAAGAAGCCTGTCAGGTTCACAGCACCAGCGCCGATGCCTTAGTTGACAAACTCAATGCCCATCTGGCGACATTATCAGCCTAA
- a CDS encoding Crp/Fnr family transcriptional regulator, with protein MMEKFYAVMEKCPLFENIKEDEYKKLMTCINAHLKKFSSDDYVFLAGSQISFVGIVLTGSVEIIKENPAGARLIMDFLGPSSIFGEGIVCTKARIAPVSVRVKEASQILIIPFERIIKTCGNACNFHFQLIQNMMMILGEKNFRMNAKIELLMLKGMREKLAAYLINESQKNNSLSFDIVPNRNELAEYLNVSRTSMSRELSRMKEEGLLDYYQNSFKLVSLDELMKTMQ; from the coding sequence ATGATGGAGAAATTTTATGCTGTTATGGAAAAATGTCCGTTGTTTGAGAATATAAAAGAAGACGAATATAAAAAACTGATGACCTGCATTAATGCGCATCTTAAAAAATTCAGCAGTGATGACTATGTCTTTTTAGCTGGCAGCCAAATTAGTTTTGTTGGAATTGTGTTGACCGGATCGGTTGAGATTATCAAGGAAAACCCAGCCGGGGCCAGATTGATCATGGATTTTTTAGGGCCTTCCAGTATTTTTGGGGAAGGGATTGTCTGTACCAAAGCCCGAATCGCACCGGTAAGTGTCCGTGTGAAAGAAGCTTCCCAAATCCTGATTATTCCTTTTGAACGTATTATCAAAACCTGTGGCAATGCCTGTAATTTTCATTTCCAACTGATTCAGAATATGATGATGATTTTAGGTGAAAAAAACTTCAGGATGAATGCTAAAATTGAACTGTTGATGTTAAAGGGCATGCGGGAAAAGCTGGCAGCCTATCTGATTAATGAATCTCAGAAGAATAACAGCCTCAGTTTTGACATCGTTCCCAATCGTAATGAATTGGCCGAATACCTCAATGTCTCCCGCACCTCCATGAGCCGGGAACTGAGTCGCATGAAAGAAGAAGGCTTGCTGGATTATTACCAGAATTCGTTTAAATTAGTGTCACTGGATGAATTAATGAAGACGATGCAGTAA
- a CDS encoding diguanylate cyclase — translation MFDKTIKTTTKKTIFYALGVFLALSLVYFLITLVIQINVESAQKNEIQTQEQQLVDVEKTIISNKVNRLVTDLLYVTDALKIGDNGRGNYSDVEDHWLAFSNRKMIYDQIRFIDLDGNEVIRVNYAETGATLTAAKDLQNKANRYYFSDAISLAENQVYVSKLDLNMENDQIVEPIKPMIRLATPYYGTRGELEGIVVLNYSAADMLNQVEKVASTSLGNIFMMNADGYWLYNSSDPSKAWAFMYPDRMNESFKNEFPDVWPTIQTQGNGTLISETGVFNYTNILTDDEFTLNSNLILGTGDWTIVSYIPPDTEEGLLLTANLWDTILLVLRNNGFAYFLLFTFALFLAMLMTINKLKNDEIRYFSEYDAMTGIYNRRTGFEKLTQLYKNIEKNKSEISVCFIDINGLKDVNDYLGHDAGDELILTITDGIKKNIRENDFVARLGGDEFLIIFEGIDEVGAEAVWSRIVSEFEHINDTENRRYVISASHGIETFSGGSNEYIDTIINQADEKMYREKKIIKKDLKIIRER, via the coding sequence TTGTTTGATAAGACCATCAAAACGACAACTAAAAAAACAATTTTCTATGCCCTGGGGGTTTTTCTCGCCCTTAGTCTGGTATATTTTCTGATTACGCTGGTGATTCAGATTAATGTCGAGTCAGCCCAGAAAAACGAGATCCAGACCCAGGAACAACAATTGGTTGACGTCGAAAAGACGATCATCTCCAATAAGGTTAATCGCCTGGTGACCGACCTTTTGTATGTCACGGACGCATTAAAAATCGGTGATAACGGCAGAGGCAACTATTCAGACGTTGAGGATCACTGGCTGGCCTTTTCAAACCGAAAAATGATCTACGATCAGATCCGTTTTATCGATCTGGATGGAAACGAAGTGATCCGGGTTAATTATGCCGAAACCGGCGCCACCCTGACCGCTGCAAAAGACCTTCAAAATAAGGCGAACCGCTATTATTTTAGCGATGCCATTTCATTGGCAGAAAATCAGGTTTATGTTTCAAAGTTGGATTTAAACATGGAAAACGACCAAATTGTCGAGCCCATCAAACCGATGATCCGGCTGGCCACCCCCTATTATGGTACCAGGGGGGAGTTGGAGGGAATCGTGGTTTTGAATTATTCTGCTGCCGATATGCTGAACCAGGTAGAGAAAGTAGCCTCCACCAGCCTGGGCAATATCTTTATGATGAATGCTGACGGCTATTGGCTATACAACAGCAGCGATCCCAGCAAAGCTTGGGCATTTATGTATCCTGATCGGATGAATGAAAGTTTTAAAAATGAATTTCCGGATGTCTGGCCAACCATCCAGACCCAAGGAAACGGCACGCTGATTTCTGAAACTGGGGTGTTCAATTATACAAATATTCTCACCGACGATGAATTTACCCTGAACAGTAACCTGATCCTGGGAACGGGGGACTGGACCATCGTATCTTACATTCCACCGGATACGGAAGAAGGTTTGCTGTTAACGGCCAATCTCTGGGACACCATCCTGCTCGTCTTAAGAAATAATGGCTTTGCCTATTTTCTGCTTTTCACATTCGCTTTATTTTTGGCCATGCTGATGACCATTAATAAGCTGAAAAATGATGAAATCCGGTATTTTTCTGAATATGATGCCATGACCGGCATCTATAACCGCCGGACCGGTTTTGAAAAACTGACCCAGTTGTACAAAAATATTGAGAAAAACAAAAGCGAAATCTCAGTCTGCTTTATCGACATTAACGGTCTCAAGGACGTTAACGATTATCTGGGTCATGACGCCGGGGATGAACTGATTTTAACCATTACCGATGGCATCAAAAAAAATATCCGGGAGAATGATTTCGTTGCCAGACTGGGCGGGGATGAGTTTCTGATCATCTTTGAAGGGATTGATGAAGTCGGCGCAGAAGCCGTCTGGTCGCGCATTGTCAGTGAGTTTGAACACATCAACGACACCGAAAACCGTCGTTATGTGATCAGCGCCAGCCATGGTATCGAAACCTTCAGCGGCGGTTCAAATGAGTATATCGATACGATTATCAACCAGGCCGATGAAAAAATGTATCGGGAAAAGAAAATTATCAAAAAAGATTTAAAAATTATCCGGGAACGCTAA
- a CDS encoding TspO/MBR family protein has translation MKNLNQLTKAWINLILLVMTLVINGLGAFGFFNGLSQKAVSDMYATLITPAPFTFSIWSVIYTLLFAALIVMIIKHQDAYYASVIDRISRLFWLSCGLNMIWIVCFSYTQIGLATIFIFAFAVILALIIKQLGAIQTKNSWLLPAAFGMYAGWLLIASVVNTAAWLVKVEWNGFGISPEIWSVIVLAVAVGLTVIVVLNTQNAIVPIPIAWGYFGIYQSLMSPTGFQGQYRLLPVIVILGIILLIGLAGIQFYRNHYRLMPEMSDSNS, from the coding sequence ATGAAAAATTTAAATCAATTAACAAAAGCATGGATTAATCTGATACTTTTAGTCATGACGTTAGTTATCAATGGGTTGGGCGCGTTTGGTTTCTTCAATGGGTTATCACAAAAAGCCGTTTCAGATATGTACGCAACCTTAATAACACCGGCACCCTTTACCTTTAGTATCTGGAGTGTTATTTACACGTTGCTGTTTGCCGCACTGATTGTCATGATTATCAAGCATCAGGATGCTTATTATGCCAGTGTCATTGACCGGATCAGTCGGCTGTTCTGGCTGTCCTGTGGATTAAACATGATCTGGATCGTCTGTTTTTCCTACACGCAAATCGGCTTGGCGACCATTTTTATCTTTGCCTTTGCCGTCATCCTGGCATTGATCATCAAACAACTGGGTGCTATTCAAACAAAAAACAGCTGGCTGCTGCCAGCGGCTTTTGGGATGTACGCCGGCTGGCTACTGATTGCATCGGTTGTTAATACGGCGGCATGGCTCGTTAAGGTTGAGTGGAATGGATTTGGCATATCCCCGGAAATTTGGAGTGTGATCGTTTTGGCAGTCGCCGTCGGTTTGACTGTGATTGTTGTATTAAATACCCAAAATGCCATCGTTCCCATTCCTATTGCCTGGGGCTACTTCGGTATTTATCAGTCCTTAATGTCACCTACCGGATTTCAGGGCCAATACCGTTTATTACCGGTGATTGTCATACTGGGAATCATCCTCCTGATCGGGTTGGCAGGGATTCAGTTCTATCGCAATCATTATCGACTGATGCCGGAAATGTCAGACAGTAACAGTTAG
- the putP gene encoding sodium/proline symporter PutP — translation MNSDSIQILIAMVIYIAAILGIGVYFLKIANENSDNYFIGGRTLGPWVSAMSAEASDMSGWLLMGLPGVAYWCGLSDAFWTALGLAIGTYLNWKITAKRLRNYSVVAGDAITIPEFFSNRFKENKKVILLIASVFILVFFTVYAASCFVTVGKLFNSLFGIQYQIVMIAGAFFVILYTLLGGFLAESVSDFMQGVIMIIALILILVVGIATAGGVGSVIENAQSIPGFFDFFGIASPTVVDGVQQLSASGAPLFGDALPYTFLTIISTMSWGLGYFGVPQVLLRFIAIRDAAEIPKARRIATTWCVISLFAAVIIGLIGRVLFPADLLTASGAESIFITMSTSLLPPLLAGFVMAGILAATMSSSDSYLLIAASAFSKNIYEGILKRDATEKQIMRVSHITLIAVSLIGIIIALDETSIIFKVVSFAWAGFGATFGPLMLFSLFWKRTTREGAIAGMLAGGGMVFIWRLLIKPLGGVFGIYELLPAFLISCAFIVAVSLMTKEPSQEIQDEFEQAKAASI, via the coding sequence ATGAATTCTGATTCAATTCAAATACTGATCGCCATGGTCATTTATATCGCGGCGATACTCGGTATTGGTGTGTATTTTTTGAAAATCGCCAACGAAAATAGTGACAACTATTTTATCGGCGGGCGGACTCTGGGACCATGGGTCTCAGCGATGAGTGCGGAGGCATCCGACATGAGCGGTTGGCTCTTGATGGGATTACCTGGTGTGGCCTATTGGTGTGGTTTAAGCGACGCTTTCTGGACGGCTCTGGGGCTTGCAATAGGAACCTATCTAAATTGGAAAATTACCGCCAAACGACTGCGAAATTATTCGGTAGTTGCCGGTGATGCCATCACGATTCCGGAATTTTTCAGCAATCGCTTTAAAGAAAATAAGAAAGTGATTCTGCTGATTGCTTCGGTCTTTATTTTGGTCTTTTTTACGGTTTATGCAGCCAGCTGCTTTGTGACCGTGGGCAAATTGTTCAATTCACTTTTCGGTATTCAATACCAGATCGTCATGATCGCCGGCGCATTTTTTGTTATTTTATATACCTTATTGGGTGGCTTCCTGGCCGAAAGTGTTTCGGACTTTATGCAGGGCGTGATTATGATCATCGCTTTGATTCTAATCCTCGTTGTTGGTATTGCAACTGCCGGCGGCGTTGGCAGTGTGATTGAGAATGCCCAATCGATTCCGGGCTTTTTTGATTTCTTCGGGATTGCCAGTCCTACAGTGGTGGACGGCGTCCAACAGCTCAGTGCATCGGGCGCACCTTTATTTGGTGATGCGCTGCCCTACACCTTCTTAACCATCATCTCGACGATGTCCTGGGGTCTTGGTTACTTTGGCGTGCCCCAGGTATTGCTGCGGTTTATCGCGATTCGGGATGCCGCTGAGATTCCTAAAGCCAGACGAATTGCTACTACCTGGTGTGTGATTTCACTGTTTGCCGCGGTCATCATTGGCTTAATCGGTCGGGTCTTATTCCCGGCAGATCTGCTGACAGCCAGCGGTGCGGAAAGTATTTTTATTACCATGTCAACGAGTCTGCTGCCACCGCTGCTCGCCGGATTTGTAATGGCCGGTATCCTGGCCGCGACGATGAGTTCTTCGGACTCCTATCTGCTAATTGCCGCCTCAGCGTTCTCTAAAAATATTTATGAGGGCATCCTGAAAAGAGATGCCACTGAAAAGCAAATTATGCGGGTTTCTCATATCACCCTGATTGCCGTCTCGTTGATCGGGATTATTATCGCTCTTGATGAAACCAGCATCATCTTCAAGGTTGTCTCCTTTGCCTGGGCCGGTTTCGGTGCCACCTTCGGACCGCTGATGCTCTTCTCCTTGTTCTGGAAACGAACAACGCGAGAAGGTGCCATCGCCGGGATGCTGGCCGGTGGCGGGATGGTCTTTATCTGGCGGCTGTTGATTAAACCGTTAGGCGGAGTCTTCGGTATTTACGAATTGCTACCGGCCTTCTTAATATCCTGTGCCTTTATTGTGGCGGTATCCCTGATGACCAAGGAACCGTCTCAGGAAATTCAGGATGAATTTGAACAGGCGAAAGCCGCTTCAATTTAA
- a CDS encoding Na+/H+ antiporter: MNLLLIILMLLLCLLISDVISHFIPFIPTALIQIGLGVVIAFIMKNNAIEIETEWFLLLFVAPLLYDDGRHFSRENLWKMRENIFGNAIILVLLTTILGGFFINWLMPYVPLAVAFALAAVLSPTDPVAVNGIASRVHIPTKVLTLVRGESLINDASGLVAFNYAIAAVVTGYFSLKDAALNFTYMFIIGALMGLVLGLLIDWIGFILRKKGIRDATFHSLLQILTPFIIYIATEELFHASGVIAVVVAGIAHAAITEHTSTMLAKEKVISENVWSVLLFVLNGVIFILLGLNIPLSMGDAVADVDINNWLAIAAVLVIWLTIFVIRFVYSYLSTVIRHVMVKNKETDAPSVKTSLLISLTGVRGAVTMVAVLSIPTLLDSGEAFPQRSLILFIATGVILVTLLVATLFLPLLCRKENEESKEKNQIDFNSAIIKIFLATINRIKLETTPENEMAAFELISEYKRMVKRIQAEQNSPETDAYLLKLNELKLKGLRAEASYLEDLLEKNQIDPRVYEKFEAALDRREEALSNDVRFSVKYFLGKTLRIWHQFRRKYKQDPERLMEKIANIKELQIKTFQAAIESLAQEQQKVENKADTEIINAVIMGYQGMIRRLSMERSEFKEDDEERKEELRIKAMDSERQEIQRMYEAGEISKEQSKKLRRHINYIESATLDDNEE, from the coding sequence TTGAATTTACTGCTCATTATTCTAATGCTGCTGCTGTGCTTATTGATTTCGGATGTCATCAGCCATTTTATTCCATTTATACCCACCGCCTTGATACAGATTGGGTTGGGTGTGGTGATTGCGTTTATTATGAAAAACAATGCCATTGAAATAGAGACAGAATGGTTTCTACTCCTGTTTGTCGCCCCGCTTTTATATGATGACGGACGCCATTTTTCCAGAGAAAATCTATGGAAAATGAGAGAGAATATTTTTGGCAATGCCATTATTCTCGTCTTGTTGACAACGATTTTAGGCGGGTTTTTCATTAACTGGCTAATGCCCTATGTCCCGCTTGCCGTCGCTTTTGCATTGGCGGCCGTGCTTTCGCCCACCGATCCGGTAGCTGTGAATGGCATTGCCAGCCGGGTCCATATTCCGACAAAGGTACTGACTTTAGTTCGGGGCGAATCCCTGATCAACGATGCCTCCGGTCTGGTGGCGTTTAATTATGCCATTGCGGCCGTTGTCACCGGCTATTTCTCACTAAAGGATGCAGCTCTGAATTTTACGTATATGTTTATCATCGGGGCCCTGATGGGTTTGGTTCTTGGCCTGCTGATTGACTGGATTGGTTTTATTCTCCGGAAAAAAGGGATTCGGGACGCCACCTTTCACAGTTTACTGCAGATACTGACCCCCTTTATTATCTATATCGCCACCGAAGAATTATTTCATGCGTCTGGGGTTATTGCCGTGGTTGTTGCCGGGATTGCCCATGCGGCCATTACCGAACACACCTCAACCATGTTGGCCAAAGAAAAGGTTATTTCGGAAAACGTCTGGTCGGTACTTTTGTTTGTGCTCAATGGAGTGATTTTTATCCTGTTGGGGCTGAATATCCCGTTATCGATGGGTGATGCAGTTGCCGATGTGGATATCAACAACTGGCTAGCCATTGCTGCTGTGTTGGTGATCTGGCTGACGATTTTTGTCATTCGTTTTGTTTACTCGTATCTATCCACGGTGATTCGACATGTTATGGTGAAAAACAAGGAAACCGACGCACCAAGTGTTAAAACCAGTCTGCTGATTAGCCTCACCGGGGTGCGTGGCGCCGTGACTATGGTTGCAGTGCTTTCGATTCCGACCTTATTAGACAGCGGCGAGGCCTTTCCGCAGCGGTCGCTGATTCTCTTTATTGCAACGGGCGTCATTCTGGTCACTCTGTTGGTAGCGACCCTGTTTTTGCCGTTGCTGTGCCGAAAAGAGAATGAAGAAAGCAAAGAAAAAAACCAGATCGATTTTAATTCAGCCATTATCAAAATATTTTTAGCGACGATTAACCGCATCAAACTGGAAACAACACCTGAGAATGAAATGGCAGCCTTTGAGCTGATTAGTGAATATAAGCGGATGGTTAAACGGATCCAAGCGGAGCAGAATTCCCCGGAAACTGATGCATATCTGTTGAAACTCAATGAACTGAAGCTAAAAGGACTGCGGGCTGAGGCCAGTTATCTTGAAGATTTGCTGGAAAAAAACCAGATCGATCCGCGTGTTTATGAGAAATTTGAAGCTGCTCTGGATCGACGGGAAGAAGCTCTATCAAATGATGTGCGGTTCAGTGTCAAGTATTTTCTGGGAAAAACCCTGCGGATCTGGCATCAGTTCAGGCGAAAATATAAACAGGATCCGGAAAGACTAATGGAAAAAATAGCGAATATTAAGGAACTTCAAATTAAAACCTTCCAGGCGGCGATTGAAAGTCTGGCGCAGGAACAGCAGAAAGTCGAAAATAAGGCCGATACCGAAATTATCAATGCGGTGATTATGGGTTATCAGGGGATGATCCGACGACTTTCGATGGAGCGGTCGGAGTTCAAAGAAGACGACGAAGAACGCAAAGAAGAACTGCGGATTAAAGCCATGGACAGCGAACGTCAGGAAATTCAGCGGATGTATGAGGCCGGTGAAATTTCAAAAGAACAGTCAAAAAAACTGCGCCGCCATATCAATTATATTGAAAGTGCCACCCTGGACGATAACGAAGAATAA
- a CDS encoding ABC transporter ATP-binding protein produces the protein MNAIVSVNQLKKSYDQKQVVREISFAVQKGEILCLLGPNGAGKSTTINMLCGILGYDGGEMYYRGEKINSCLNRFKRNLGVVPQDLAIYEDLSAEQNVRFFASLYGLKGRELEEKVSKALNFSGLQESRKDRAKTFSGGMKRRLNIACAIAHEPELLIMDEPTVGIDPQSRNHILGAIKKLSQHGMTILYTTHYMEEVEEISTRILIMDSGTIIAEGTKESLKEDIFDERQFIMEIEEDQGLNVDAFYKIEGIKKVEKQAQTLTITTLKNIENLDKIIALVITSKTKIRNLFCRTASLENVFLRLTGKSLRD, from the coding sequence ATGAACGCGATTGTATCCGTAAACCAATTAAAAAAGAGTTATGATCAAAAGCAGGTTGTCAGGGAAATATCATTTGCAGTCCAAAAGGGGGAAATTCTGTGCTTGTTGGGCCCTAACGGGGCTGGGAAAAGTACAACCATTAACATGCTCTGCGGGATTCTCGGCTATGACGGCGGCGAGATGTACTACCGGGGCGAAAAAATCAACAGCTGCTTGAACAGGTTCAAGCGTAATCTGGGGGTCGTCCCCCAGGATCTGGCCATTTATGAGGATCTCAGCGCCGAACAGAATGTCCGTTTTTTTGCATCACTCTATGGTTTAAAGGGTCGAGAACTCGAAGAAAAAGTCAGTAAAGCGCTGAATTTTTCCGGTCTGCAAGAAAGCCGAAAAGACCGGGCCAAAACCTTTTCCGGTGGGATGAAACGACGGCTGAATATTGCCTGCGCCATCGCGCACGAGCCGGAGCTGTTGATTATGGATGAACCGACAGTGGGGATTGATCCCCAGTCCCGGAATCATATTCTTGGCGCTATCAAAAAGCTGAGTCAGCATGGGATGACCATCCTCTATACCACCCACTATATGGAAGAGGTGGAAGAAATCTCCACCCGGATTCTGATTATGGACAGTGGTACCATCATTGCCGAAGGCACCAAGGAAAGCCTGAAAGAGGATATTTTTGATGAACGTCAGTTTATTATGGAAATCGAAGAAGACCAGGGCTTGAATGTGGACGCGTTCTATAAAATAGAAGGCATCAAAAAAGTTGAAAAACAGGCCCAAACGCTAACCATTACGACGCTGAAGAACATTGAGAACCTGGATAAGATCATTGCCCTGGTGATCACCAGCAAAACAAAAATCCGCAATCTATTCTGCCGAACGGCCAGCCTGGAAAATGTCTTTCTCCGTTTAACCGGAAAGAGTTTGAGAGATTAG